The following proteins are encoded in a genomic region of Thiomonas sp. X19:
- a CDS encoding universal stress protein codes for MYTQILVAVDGSPVSEAALQHAIRLAQEQHAKLHFVHVFDVAGILWAETDEVTEVDLLTIYRHRGEAILSRAVASAKQAGLAATSTLLEEEIIGKRVAELLADEAKAVAADLVVLGSHGHRGLSRLFLGSVAEGAARLCAAPVLIVHGPVPKGG; via the coding sequence ATGTACACGCAAATTTTGGTCGCGGTCGATGGCAGTCCAGTCTCCGAAGCGGCTTTGCAACATGCCATTCGTCTGGCCCAGGAGCAGCATGCCAAGCTCCATTTCGTTCACGTGTTCGACGTCGCAGGCATTCTCTGGGCCGAAACAGACGAGGTGACCGAGGTGGACTTGTTGACCATTTATCGCCATCGAGGCGAAGCCATTCTCAGCCGCGCAGTGGCCTCGGCCAAGCAGGCCGGCTTGGCGGCTACCTCGACGCTGTTGGAAGAGGAGATCATCGGCAAGCGGGTGGCTGAGTTGCTGGCCGACGAGGCCAAGGCGGTGGCGGCCGATCTGGTGGTTCTGGGCAGCCACGGTCACCGTGGCCTGAGCCGTTTGTTTCTGGGTAGCGTGGCCGAGGGCGCAGCCCGCTTGTGCGCCGCGCCGGTCCTGATCGTGCATGGACCTGTGCCGAAGGGCGGATGA
- a CDS encoding class I SAM-dependent methyltransferase yields the protein MSLSHRLLLQPAEQRLANLPLPCSVQLPGGQRIGAAQPRLRLVVRDMRALMHLAQGAIGRLAEDYVEGRLEIEGRLRDLMAVAPALLGTDPTRESASFLPRLLGRVQRSLWERSHHSRAKDAAQIQRHYDVCDDFYALWLDPRRVYSCAYFAQPGMSLAAAQEAKLDHICKKLLLKPGERFIDIGAGWGGLLLWAAEHYGVQATGITLSKNQYAYVNRLIEDKGLQGRVKMLLQDYRDVDESQPYDKVASVGMCEHVGRPSLALYFAKIRRLLKPGGLVMNHGITAGGTDNPQLAGGMGDFIEKYIFPGGQLVHVSVMLDTLARGGLEPLDAECLRPHYAQTLWHWLDALEAHEAEARQALGTHAEKILRAYRLYLAGSAMGFEQGWISLFQVLGSHPDGVVETRQEPATTLRAAQSEYPFNREYMVGNPKVGERPLPSNAECTAFA from the coding sequence ATGAGCCTGTCCCACCGTCTCCTGTTGCAGCCGGCAGAGCAGCGCCTGGCCAACCTGCCGCTGCCGTGCTCCGTGCAGCTTCCGGGGGGGCAGCGCATTGGTGCCGCGCAGCCCCGACTGCGCCTGGTGGTGCGCGATATGCGCGCCCTCATGCACCTGGCGCAAGGCGCCATCGGCCGTCTGGCCGAGGACTATGTCGAAGGCCGTCTCGAGATCGAAGGCCGGCTGCGCGACCTGATGGCCGTCGCCCCCGCGCTGCTCGGCACCGACCCCACCCGCGAGTCCGCCAGCTTCCTGCCCCGCCTGCTCGGCCGCGTGCAGCGCAGCCTGTGGGAGCGCAGCCACCACAGCCGGGCCAAGGACGCCGCCCAGATCCAGCGCCACTACGACGTCTGCGACGATTTCTACGCCCTGTGGCTCGACCCCCGGCGCGTCTACTCCTGCGCCTACTTCGCCCAGCCCGGCATGAGCCTGGCTGCAGCCCAGGAAGCCAAGCTCGACCACATCTGCAAGAAGCTCCTGCTCAAGCCCGGCGAGCGCTTCATCGACATCGGCGCCGGCTGGGGCGGCCTGCTGCTGTGGGCCGCCGAGCACTACGGCGTGCAGGCCACCGGCATCACCCTGTCGAAGAACCAGTACGCCTACGTCAACCGCCTGATCGAAGACAAGGGGCTGCAGGGGCGCGTCAAGATGCTGCTGCAGGACTACCGTGACGTCGATGAATCCCAGCCCTACGACAAAGTGGCCTCGGTGGGCATGTGCGAACACGTCGGCCGGCCCAGCCTGGCGCTGTACTTCGCCAAGATTCGCCGCCTGCTCAAGCCCGGCGGCCTGGTGATGAACCACGGCATCACCGCCGGCGGCACCGACAACCCCCAGCTTGCCGGCGGCATGGGCGACTTCATCGAGAAGTACATCTTCCCCGGCGGCCAGCTCGTGCATGTGAGCGTCATGCTCGACACCCTGGCCCGCGGTGGCCTGGAGCCGCTGGACGCCGAATGCCTGCGCCCCCACTACGCCCAGACCCTGTGGCACTGGCTCGACGCCCTGGAGGCCCACGAGGCCGAAGCCCGCCAGGCGCTGGGCACGCATGCCGAGAAGATTCTGCGTGCCTACCGGCTGTACCTCGCCGGCTCGGCCATGGGCTTCGAGCAGGGCTGGATCTCGCTGTTCCAGGTGCTGGGCTCGCATCCCGATGGCGTGGTGGAGACCCGCCAGGAGCCCGCCACCACGCTGCGCGCGGCGCAAAGTGAATATCCGTTCAATCGTGAGTACATGGTCGGCAATCCCAAAGTGGGAGAACGACCATTGCCGTCAAACGCCGAATGCACCGCCTTTGCATGA
- a CDS encoding SHOCT domain-containing protein produces the protein MNLDILKERYARGDIDRETYDRMRRELES, from the coding sequence TTGAATCTGGACATTCTGAAGGAGCGCTACGCCCGCGGGGACATCGACCGCGAGACCTATGACCGCATGCGGCGCGAGCTGGAAAGCTGA
- a CDS encoding Bax inhibitor-1 family protein yields the protein MPRPSYLPEFPGSMASVATHELVRKTYALLAATLVVTAVAAMFGMSMAFPYQHPFILMILAFGVLFAILFTGAKQGPLALPLVFVFTGLMGLSLGPMLAVTLQLSNGPLIVAESAIGTAAIFGGLSLYAWISKRDFSFMGGFLFVGLIIVILAGIANFFLQMPALQLTVASAALFIFSGYTLVDTSRLVRGGETNPIFITVSLYLDVLNIFLSLLQILSFLQGRRR from the coding sequence ATGCCTCGACCATCCTATTTGCCCGAGTTTCCAGGCTCCATGGCCTCCGTCGCCACCCATGAGCTGGTACGCAAAACCTATGCTCTCCTGGCGGCAACGCTGGTGGTGACTGCGGTCGCGGCCATGTTCGGCATGAGCATGGCCTTCCCGTATCAGCACCCCTTCATTCTGATGATCCTGGCGTTCGGTGTGCTGTTCGCCATTCTGTTCACGGGAGCCAAGCAAGGCCCACTCGCCCTCCCGCTGGTCTTTGTCTTCACTGGCCTCATGGGTCTTTCCTTGGGCCCCATGCTGGCGGTCACCCTGCAATTGTCGAACGGCCCCTTGATCGTGGCCGAGTCGGCAATCGGCACGGCTGCAATTTTTGGTGGACTGTCGCTTTATGCCTGGATCTCCAAACGGGATTTCAGCTTCATGGGCGGCTTCCTGTTCGTCGGCTTGATCATCGTGATTCTTGCTGGCATCGCCAATTTCTTCTTGCAAATGCCAGCCCTGCAACTGACCGTGGCCAGTGCGGCGCTGTTCATCTTCAGTGGCTACACCCTGGTCGATACCAGCCGCCTGGTGCGCGGTGGTGAGACCAACCCGATTTTCATCACGGTTTCGCTCTATCTCGACGTGCTCAATATTTTTCTATCCTTGTTGCAAATCCTGTCTTTTCTGCAAGGCCGGCGCCGCTGA
- a CDS encoding helix-turn-helix domain-containing protein, translating into MCIRYCYFFRMTDVSTARSLQKGYLGLRLETVSRLMMRLHRDVLIEIEARRHLRILNRVALTALLTPPGDCL; encoded by the coding sequence ATGTGCATCAGATACTGCTATTTTTTTCGCATGACTGATGTTTCGACAGCCAGGAGTCTCCAAAAAGGTTATCTGGGATTGAGGCTAGAGACGGTCAGCCGATTGATGATGCGATTGCATCGGGATGTGCTGATTGAGATCGAGGCGCGTCGGCATCTACGAATCCTCAACCGGGTAGCCTTAACGGCCTTGCTCACACCTCCTGGTGACTGCTTATAG
- a CDS encoding ABC transporter permease — translation MNLRRLLAMAYKETLQIWRDPRSLAIALIMPLMQMGLLGYGVSLDIKHVPMCIDDQENSQISRSIVSAFDAAGWFSISKVLHSQAGIRDAMNTGACIAAVVIPVNFSRTLATTGAANVQAVFDATDVNTTNIALGYIQGAVAQVNAQVQTQWAAAHGVQPSLLGQVELQSSTWFNETLDSRNFIIPGVVAVILALVGAQLTSLTVSREWERGTMEQLISTPVMALEVMLGKLIPYFVVGMVDAAVCLGLAVFWFGVPFRGSLLTLFAATALFSLVILGIGYLISVRVRSQLGASQIALLVTLLPTTLLSGYTFPIDQMPTPIQALTLIVYPRYYVTILRGIFLKGSGIIDLWQPLLGLVIFAVVIVWLAARAFHKRLD, via the coding sequence ATGAACCTGCGCCGCCTGCTGGCCATGGCCTACAAGGAAACGCTGCAGATCTGGCGCGATCCGCGCAGTCTGGCCATCGCGCTGATCATGCCGTTGATGCAGATGGGCCTGCTCGGCTATGGCGTGAGCCTGGACATCAAGCATGTGCCGATGTGCATTGACGACCAGGAAAACAGCCAGATCAGCCGATCCATCGTCAGCGCATTCGACGCCGCCGGCTGGTTTTCCATCAGCAAGGTGCTGCACAGTCAGGCTGGCATCCGCGATGCGATGAACACTGGCGCATGCATCGCGGCGGTGGTCATCCCGGTCAACTTCTCGCGCACGCTGGCCACGACCGGGGCCGCCAACGTGCAAGCGGTATTCGATGCCACCGATGTCAACACCACCAATATTGCACTGGGTTATATCCAGGGCGCGGTGGCGCAGGTCAATGCGCAGGTCCAGACGCAGTGGGCCGCCGCGCACGGCGTGCAGCCTTCGCTGCTCGGCCAGGTTGAGCTGCAGTCGAGTACCTGGTTCAACGAAACGCTCGACAGTCGCAATTTCATCATTCCGGGCGTGGTGGCCGTCATTCTCGCCCTGGTGGGCGCGCAACTGACCTCGCTGACTGTTTCGCGCGAATGGGAACGCGGCACCATGGAGCAGTTGATCTCCACCCCGGTGATGGCGCTGGAGGTCATGCTGGGCAAGCTCATTCCCTATTTCGTCGTCGGCATGGTGGATGCGGCCGTCTGCCTGGGCTTGGCCGTGTTCTGGTTCGGCGTGCCCTTTCGCGGCAGCTTGCTCACCCTGTTTGCCGCGACCGCGCTATTCAGCCTGGTGATCCTCGGCATCGGCTACCTGATTTCGGTACGTGTCCGCAGCCAACTCGGCGCCAGTCAGATTGCCCTGCTCGTGACCCTGTTGCCAACCACGCTGCTGTCGGGCTATACCTTCCCGATCGATCAGATGCCGACCCCGATCCAGGCGCTCACGCTCATCGTCTATCCGCGCTACTACGTCACCATCCTGCGCGGCATTTTTCTGAAAGGCAGCGGCATCATCGACCTGTGGCAACCGCTGTTGGGTCTGGTGATTTTCGCCGTGGTCATCGTCTGGCTCGCAGCGCGCGCCTTCCACAAGCGGCTGGACTAA
- a CDS encoding general stress protein produces the protein MTPTQDIAVAVYDSHIKAEDAVKALQHAGFDMKKLSIAGRDYETKEHVVGFFNAGDRAKFFGKLGAFWGGMAGLLLGVVFVVVPTVGPIVALGPFAAALVSTLTGGVVGGVEGAVFAGGAGALFGALSALGIPKDAVLHYETELKARHFLLLVHGDPKDMHRAKDLLAQSGYLSFTHHPKAHPAAQ, from the coding sequence ATGACCCCAACCCAAGACATCGCCGTTGCTGTTTATGATTCCCACATCAAGGCTGAAGATGCCGTCAAAGCCCTGCAGCACGCAGGGTTCGACATGAAAAAGCTGTCCATCGCGGGGCGCGACTACGAAACAAAAGAGCATGTGGTCGGGTTCTTCAACGCCGGGGATCGTGCCAAATTCTTTGGAAAACTTGGTGCCTTCTGGGGTGGCATGGCTGGCCTGTTGCTCGGTGTTGTATTCGTCGTGGTCCCGACGGTCGGGCCCATTGTGGCCCTTGGTCCTTTTGCCGCAGCCCTGGTTTCAACCTTGACGGGCGGAGTGGTCGGCGGCGTGGAGGGCGCGGTCTTCGCTGGCGGTGCTGGGGCGCTGTTCGGCGCCCTGAGTGCGCTGGGCATTCCGAAGGATGCCGTACTGCACTACGAAACCGAGTTGAAGGCCCGCCATTTTTTACTGCTTGTCCATGGCGATCCGAAGGATATGCATCGGGCCAAAGATCTTCTGGCGCAATCCGGCTATCTCTCGTTCACCCACCATCCCAAGGCGCATCCGGCTGCCCAATAA
- the phbB gene encoding acetoacetyl-CoA reductase, whose protein sequence is MTRLALITGGTRGIGAAIARRFKLDGLNVAVTYYGNDTAAIAFTQDTGIPIYKWDATDFDACQIGVQKLQTDLGQPVDVLVNNAGITRDATLPKMTVEQWHAVIDNDLGACFNMCHAIISGMRDRGWGRIVNIASINGQKGQFGQTNYSAAKAGVIGFTKALALESARKGITVNAVAPCYTATGMVAAMDPTVLEGIVAQIPVGRLAKPEEIAHAVAFLLGERSAFITGSTLSINGGQYLV, encoded by the coding sequence ATGACAAGATTGGCACTCATCACCGGCGGCACACGCGGCATCGGCGCGGCCATCGCGCGTCGCTTCAAGCTCGACGGCTTGAACGTTGCCGTGACCTACTACGGCAACGATACCGCAGCGATTGCTTTCACCCAAGACACAGGAATTCCCATCTACAAATGGGATGCCACGGATTTTGACGCATGCCAGATCGGCGTACAAAAGCTGCAGACCGATCTCGGCCAACCCGTGGATGTGCTGGTGAACAATGCCGGCATCACGCGCGATGCGACGCTGCCCAAGATGACCGTCGAGCAGTGGCATGCCGTGATCGACAACGACCTCGGTGCCTGCTTCAACATGTGTCACGCCATCATCAGCGGCATGCGCGATCGCGGTTGGGGGCGCATCGTCAACATCGCCTCGATCAACGGACAAAAAGGCCAATTCGGCCAGACGAATTATTCGGCAGCCAAGGCCGGCGTGATTGGTTTCACCAAGGCCTTGGCGCTGGAATCGGCACGCAAGGGCATTACCGTGAACGCCGTCGCGCCGTGCTACACCGCGACCGGCATGGTGGCGGCAATGGACCCCACAGTGCTCGAGGGCATCGTCGCTCAAATTCCGGTGGGACGTCTGGCCAAGCCTGAAGAAATCGCCCATGCCGTGGCTTTCCTGCTGGGTGAGCGGTCGGCCTTCATCACGGGCTCCACGTTGTCGATCAACGGCGGACAGTACCTCGTTTGA
- a CDS encoding Hsp20/alpha crystallin family protein, whose product MAIVQWDPWQEIEDMFDRYTRAVGWRQRRTKGGEPATAVDWSPQVDIAEPPQEFTIKAEIPEVHKDDVKVMINDGVVTIEGERKREKEDNDKTFHRIERFYGSFSRSFSLPENIDSQAAVATFKDGVLTLQIPKTAQTQTKSIEVKVQ is encoded by the coding sequence ATGGCTATCGTCCAATGGGATCCTTGGCAGGAAATCGAGGATATGTTCGACCGCTACACCCGGGCGGTTGGATGGCGGCAAAGGCGGACAAAGGGTGGAGAGCCGGCAACCGCCGTTGATTGGTCGCCGCAGGTTGACATCGCGGAACCCCCCCAGGAGTTCACCATCAAAGCGGAGATCCCCGAGGTGCACAAGGATGACGTCAAGGTCATGATCAACGATGGCGTTGTCACCATTGAAGGCGAGCGCAAGCGCGAGAAAGAAGACAACGACAAGACCTTCCACCGTATCGAACGTTTCTACGGCAGCTTTAGTCGCAGCTTCTCGCTACCTGAAAACATTGATAGTCAAGCTGCGGTGGCAACCTTCAAGGATGGGGTGTTGACGTTGCAGATTCCGAAGACTGCGCAAACACAAACCAAGAGCATTGAGGTCAAGGTGCAGTAG
- a CDS encoding protein-L-isoaspartate(D-aspartate) O-methyltransferase gives MNKPDFAKRRVWMVQHHIAQRGVLDPLVLDAMSTIPREIFLPEDLREFAYEDAPLPIAEGQTISQPYIVALMMAALGLKGGEKVLEIGTGSGYAAAVLSRIAADVYTVERIGQLAEKAASLLTDHGFRNVHVLHADGTRGWPEHAPFDAIVVAAGSSGVPESLKEQLKIGGRLVIPVGVDQRVQELIRVTRISELRFEREDVADVRFVPLMGDEGWGPDGVRPRPQAAHMETPAEEAKLARAIARQVEPFDAIDDADLDGLLQRIGDARVVLLGEATHGSSEFYRMRARITRALITRKGFDFVAIEGDWPDAARVDHYVRHAAFRPSEWTAFARFPTWMWRNHEVRDFVDWLREHNAGLEPGQRVAFHGLDLYSLYTSIQSVLDYLERVDPPTARVARERYGCLTPWQVDPSTYAHAALTQHYRTCESEVVSMLKELLQKHAAYARHDGERFLDAIQNARLVANAERYYRTMYYGSRTSWNLRDSYMFETLQSLLTYYGPQSKAIVWAHNSHVGDSSATEMSLRGEFNIGHLCRNAFGQQAYSVGFGTDSGSVAAASQWDGPMEVKSVRPSLPRSYEHLCHLAEVPRFFLPLRRPTLQGSLGDLATPRLERAIGVIYRPETELQSHYFQAVLPQQFDEYIWFDQTTAVSPLQTQEIEGLPETYPFGL, from the coding sequence ATGAACAAGCCTGATTTCGCCAAACGGCGCGTCTGGATGGTGCAGCATCACATCGCGCAGCGCGGGGTGCTGGATCCCCTGGTCCTGGATGCGATGTCGACCATCCCACGCGAGATCTTTCTGCCGGAAGATCTGCGGGAGTTTGCGTATGAAGATGCGCCATTGCCGATCGCGGAGGGGCAGACCATTTCGCAGCCGTATATCGTCGCCCTGATGATGGCCGCGCTGGGTTTGAAGGGTGGGGAAAAGGTGCTGGAAATCGGCACCGGCTCGGGTTACGCCGCAGCCGTGCTGTCGCGCATCGCGGCAGACGTCTACACCGTCGAGCGCATTGGCCAACTCGCCGAGAAGGCAGCGTCGCTGCTGACCGATCACGGCTTTCGCAATGTGCATGTGTTGCATGCCGATGGCACGCGAGGCTGGCCGGAGCATGCGCCATTTGATGCGATCGTGGTGGCTGCCGGCAGCTCTGGGGTTCCCGAGTCGCTGAAGGAGCAACTCAAAATCGGCGGCCGCCTGGTGATTCCCGTGGGGGTCGATCAGCGCGTGCAGGAGTTGATCCGGGTCACGCGCATTTCGGAACTGCGCTTCGAGCGCGAGGACGTCGCCGATGTCCGCTTCGTCCCACTGATGGGCGACGAGGGTTGGGGCCCCGACGGCGTGCGCCCGCGCCCGCAGGCCGCGCACATGGAGACGCCTGCCGAGGAGGCCAAGCTGGCCCGGGCCATCGCACGCCAGGTCGAGCCGTTCGATGCGATCGACGACGCGGACCTCGACGGCCTGCTGCAGCGTATCGGCGACGCGCGCGTCGTGCTGCTGGGTGAGGCCACCCACGGCAGTTCGGAGTTCTACCGCATGCGCGCGCGCATCACCCGCGCCCTGATCACCCGCAAGGGTTTCGACTTCGTCGCCATCGAGGGCGACTGGCCCGATGCGGCCAGGGTGGACCATTACGTGCGGCATGCCGCATTCCGACCCTCGGAATGGACCGCGTTTGCCCGCTTTCCCACTTGGATGTGGCGCAACCACGAGGTGCGCGATTTCGTCGACTGGCTACGCGAACACAACGCGGGTCTCGAGCCCGGACAAAGGGTGGCGTTTCATGGGCTCGATCTCTACAGCCTCTACACCTCCATCCAGTCCGTGCTGGATTACCTGGAGCGCGTCGATCCGCCCACGGCGCGGGTGGCACGCGAGCGCTACGGCTGCCTCACGCCCTGGCAGGTCGACCCATCGACCTATGCGCACGCCGCATTGACCCAGCACTACCGCACGTGCGAGAGCGAGGTCGTCTCCATGCTCAAGGAGCTATTGCAAAAGCACGCGGCCTACGCCCGACACGACGGCGAGCGTTTCCTGGATGCGATCCAGAACGCGCGCCTCGTGGCCAACGCGGAGCGCTATTACCGCACCATGTACTACGGCTCCCGCACCTCCTGGAACCTGCGTGACAGCTATATGTTCGAAACCTTGCAGTCCCTGCTGACTTACTACGGGCCGCAGAGCAAGGCGATTGTCTGGGCGCATAACTCCCATGTGGGTGACTCCTCGGCGACCGAGATGTCCCTGCGGGGTGAATTCAACATCGGGCATCTGTGCCGCAACGCCTTCGGCCAGCAGGCCTACAGCGTCGGATTCGGCACGGACAGCGGAAGTGTCGCCGCAGCATCGCAATGGGACGGCCCGATGGAGGTCAAGTCCGTGCGTCCATCCTTGCCGCGAAGCTATGAGCATCTCTGCCATCTGGCTGAAGTGCCGCGGTTCTTTCTGCCCTTGCGCAGGCCAACTCTCCAAGGTTCGCTCGGTGATCTGGCAACCCCTAGGTTAGAACGAGCCATCGGCGTGATCTACCGCCCCGAGACTGAACTGCAAAGCCATTACTTCCAGGCCGTGCTGCCGCAACAGTTCGACGAATACATCTGGTTCGACCAGACCACCGCCGTGTCGCCATTGCAGACGCAGGAGATTGAAGGTTTGCCCGAAACCTATCCCTTCGGGCTTTGA
- a CDS encoding ABC transporter ATP-binding protein, whose translation MNATIQAAVAAHGLTKRFGTFTAVDHLDLSIARGEVMGFIGPNGAGKSTAIRMFCGLLTPSAGGATVAGFDVGSQSQAVREHIGYMSQKFSLYDDLTVRENLRFFGGIYHVPRHELPERMAFALSMAGLKGQNDARVATLAGGWKQRLALGCAILHRPPVLFLDEPTSGVEPAARRMFWDLIHQLAGGGVTILVSTHYMDEAEYCNRIALIDRGKLVAMGSPGELRAHGLGGDLLEVTCSPLGAALKVLTGAPGVVEAAIFGDKLHVVLASEGLALDTLPAFLAQHGIQTGQTRKVLPSLEDVFVRLVSHGQDARNAA comes from the coding sequence ATGAATGCCACCATTCAAGCGGCGGTCGCCGCACATGGTCTGACCAAGCGTTTCGGCACGTTCACCGCGGTAGACCATCTTGACTTGTCCATCGCCCGCGGCGAGGTGATGGGTTTCATTGGACCGAACGGTGCCGGCAAGTCCACCGCCATCCGCATGTTTTGCGGCCTGCTCACACCCAGCGCGGGCGGCGCCACGGTGGCCGGGTTTGATGTCGGCAGTCAGTCGCAAGCGGTGCGCGAGCACATCGGTTACATGTCACAGAAATTCTCGCTCTACGACGATCTGACGGTACGCGAGAACCTGCGCTTTTTCGGTGGCATCTACCACGTGCCGCGACACGAGCTGCCCGAACGCATGGCGTTCGCTCTGTCCATGGCCGGACTGAAGGGTCAAAACGATGCACGGGTGGCGACGCTCGCGGGTGGCTGGAAGCAGCGCCTGGCACTGGGCTGCGCCATCCTGCATCGTCCGCCGGTCCTGTTCCTCGATGAGCCGACCTCGGGCGTGGAACCCGCGGCGCGGCGCATGTTCTGGGATCTGATTCACCAGCTCGCTGGCGGTGGTGTCACCATCCTGGTGTCCACCCACTACATGGACGAGGCTGAATACTGCAACCGCATCGCCCTGATCGACCGCGGCAAGCTGGTGGCCATGGGCAGTCCTGGCGAGTTGCGCGCACATGGCCTGGGTGGAGACCTGCTCGAGGTCACCTGCAGCCCGCTGGGCGCAGCCCTCAAGGTGCTGACGGGTGCCCCGGGCGTGGTCGAAGCGGCCATCTTCGGCGACAAGCTGCACGTGGTGCTGGCGTCAGAAGGCCTCGCCCTCGACACGCTGCCGGCGTTTCTGGCCCAGCATGGCATCCAGACGGGACAGACGCGCAAGGTGCTGCCCAGCCTGGAAGACGTGTTCGTGCGCCTGGTGTCGCATGGGCAGGACGCAAGGAACGCGGCATGA
- the phaP gene encoding TIGR01841 family phasin (Members of this family are phasins (small proteins associated with inclusions such as PHA granules). Note that several different families of phasins have been named PhaP despite very little sequence similarity to each other.) → MSTTEQIQAVQKAELDSMLSMADKAMNGFEKLAQLNLQTLREATQDAAEAMRAAFSARDLQELMSLQTGNPMQTSGQKAAAYAQHLAEIAGSAQAELAEALNQSMTRMQQALRDATQNSMGNLPLGSEGAAALMQSAMNFTTQAFDAMQKSQSQVTKMVSDNVESITNRATKAVAAQATPLRKRATK, encoded by the coding sequence ATGAGTACCACCGAACAGATTCAGGCAGTACAGAAGGCCGAGTTGGATTCCATGCTCAGCATGGCCGACAAAGCCATGAATGGCTTCGAGAAACTGGCCCAGTTGAACCTTCAGACCTTGCGCGAAGCCACGCAAGATGCGGCCGAGGCCATGCGCGCCGCGTTTTCAGCACGCGACCTCCAAGAGCTGATGAGCTTGCAAACCGGGAACCCGATGCAGACCAGTGGTCAGAAGGCCGCGGCCTATGCCCAACACCTCGCGGAGATTGCTGGCAGTGCCCAGGCCGAATTGGCCGAAGCGCTCAATCAGAGCATGACACGCATGCAGCAAGCACTGCGAGACGCCACGCAAAACTCCATGGGCAATTTGCCCTTAGGAAGCGAAGGCGCGGCGGCGCTCATGCAAAGCGCGATGAACTTCACCACCCAGGCCTTCGATGCCATGCAAAAGTCGCAGAGCCAGGTCACCAAGATGGTGTCCGACAACGTCGAGTCCATCACGAATCGTGCGACCAAGGCGGTTGCGGCACAAGCCACGCCTTTGCGCAAGCGTGCGACCAAATGA
- a CDS encoding ABC transporter permease → MFERLSAMLTKEFLQIRRDRWAMFRLIVPMIIQMLVFGYAATFTVHHVATVVLDLDQSQASRSLLSHFVASGRFDVVEEARTDAQVKSAIDHNVALMAVVIHAGFQRDLQNGKGAPLQVIVDGTNSNSALIALGYISQIVMQFSSDEASRLLPPHASLARPEIGVMLQTQPWFNPGLEDRWFFIPGVIGSLTLLQVVSLTAFAIVREREVGTLEQIMVSPIRPIEFILGKTMPFFLIGLGDIALVSTIGIFWFKVPFIGDPLVMLAGATLFLLAVVGIGLLLSTFSKTQQQAFALNFFFVNPLFILSGFAFPIAAMPTALQWFTLINPLRYFLVIIRAVFLKGVGFAVLWPDLAAMALLAAILLTVSVLRFRSSLDA, encoded by the coding sequence ATGTTCGAACGCCTGTCCGCGATGTTGACGAAGGAGTTTTTGCAAATCCGGCGTGATCGCTGGGCGATGTTTCGCCTCATCGTGCCGATGATCATCCAGATGCTGGTGTTCGGCTACGCCGCCACGTTCACCGTGCACCATGTCGCCACCGTCGTGCTCGACCTCGACCAGAGCCAGGCCAGCCGCAGCCTGCTCTCCCACTTCGTCGCATCGGGACGCTTTGACGTGGTCGAAGAGGCCAGAACCGATGCCCAGGTCAAGAGCGCCATCGATCACAACGTGGCGCTGATGGCCGTCGTCATCCACGCCGGTTTCCAGCGCGACCTGCAAAACGGCAAGGGCGCACCGCTGCAGGTCATTGTCGATGGCACAAACTCCAACAGCGCGCTGATCGCGCTGGGCTACATCAGTCAGATTGTCATGCAGTTCTCCAGCGACGAGGCCAGCAGGCTATTACCCCCTCACGCCAGCCTCGCTCGACCCGAAATCGGCGTCATGCTGCAAACGCAGCCCTGGTTCAATCCAGGCCTGGAGGATCGCTGGTTTTTCATTCCCGGCGTGATCGGCAGCTTGACCCTGCTGCAGGTGGTGAGCCTGACGGCCTTCGCCATCGTGCGCGAGCGCGAGGTCGGCACGCTGGAACAGATCATGGTCAGCCCGATCCGGCCAATCGAGTTCATCCTGGGCAAGACCATGCCATTCTTTCTCATCGGACTGGGCGACATCGCCTTGGTCAGCACGATTGGCATCTTCTGGTTCAAGGTGCCATTTATTGGCGATCCGCTGGTGATGCTGGCTGGCGCCACGCTGTTCCTGCTGGCGGTGGTCGGTATCGGGTTGCTGCTGTCCACCTTTTCCAAAACGCAGCAGCAGGCTTTCGCGCTCAACTTCTTTTTCGTCAACCCGCTGTTCATTCTCTCGGGTTTCGCCTTCCCGATCGCGGCCATGCCCACGGCCCTGCAGTGGTTCACACTGATCAACCCGCTGCGCTATTTTCTGGTCATCATCCGCGCTGTATTCCTCAAGGGTGTTGGATTTGCGGTGTTGTGGCCCGATCTGGCTGCGATGGCCCTGCTGGCGGCGATCCTGCTCACCGTGAGTGTGCTGCGCTTCCGCTCTTCGCTGGATGCCTGA